The following are from one region of the Dreissena polymorpha isolate Duluth1 chromosome 2, UMN_Dpol_1.0, whole genome shotgun sequence genome:
- the LOC127869745 gene encoding uncharacterized protein LOC127869745, with translation MAALVCIVVSAKDTNVRNQARLKDGLKEAFKKSMKPVVDLVNKRFSQMSLKGNPVKTLKGVSDEEITSILDITGVGFGADSPVATADTKSAELKTSKHLQEACRIKPLLLPVLKKCSSDECGYCSVNPVRDQDVFDRLRFLPEPKPVENGEHYLPFSELFGKALTRDKYRPSTRPCGTYDEELQNHDKENREILRNEKLRDAVLCGECSRPRCVFSPNKLDRQQEEFLRNIKACHSYICGDQLEDAPDLYVRRCVTCSSEVETAYYSAKCRHYLPPVCIHCGTPDSLLDDNDAYVADLYTKYSIVRPICVSCRHSGKEAKTWGAKKFVKKQKVK, from the exons aTGGCGGCGCTCGTCTGCATAGTCGTGTCGGCGAAAGACACCAATG TAAGAAACCAAGCCAGACTAAAAGATGGTCTGAAAGAGGCTTTCAAGAAAAGTATGAAACCAGTGGTTGATCTTGTGAACAAACGTTTCTCACAAATGAGCTTGAAAGGAAACCCTGTTAAAACTTTGAAAGGGGTATCAGATGAAGAGATCACATCCATCTTAGATATCACTGGTGTTGGCTTTGGAGCAGATAGTCCAGTAGCCACAGCTGACACAAAAAGCGCTGAATTAAAGACAAGCAAACATCTGCAG GAGGCATGCAGAATCAAGCCACTACTGCTTCCAGTGTTAAAGAAGTGTTCATCCGATGAATGTGGCTACTGCTCAGTCAACCCAGTCCGAGATCAGGATGTTTTTGACCGCCTCAGGTTCCTCCCTGAACCAAAGCCGGTCGAAAATGGTGAACACTACCTACCATTCAGTGAG TTGTTTGGGAAAGCCCTGACCCGTGACAAGTACAGACCCTCAACCAGACCATGTGGAACCTATGATGAGGAATTACAAAATCATGATAAAGAGAATCGAGAAATTTTGAGg AATGAGAAGCTTCGAGATGCTGTCCTTTGCGGAGAATGTAGCAGGCCAAGATGTGTCTTCAGTCCAAACAAGCTTGACCGACAACAg GAGGAATTCTTGCGGAACATTAAGGCATGCCATTCGTACATCTGTGGAGATCAGTTGGAAGATGCACCTGACCTGTATGTTCGGAGATGCGTGACCTGCAGCTCTGAGGTGGAAACAGCTTATTACTCAGCCAAGTGTCGGCATTACCTACCACCAGTGTGCATCCACTGTGGAACTCCTGACAGTCTGTTAGATGACAACGATGCATATGTTGCAgatttgtatacaaaatattcCATAGTCAGGCCAATTTGTGTGTCTTGTCGACATTCTGGAAAAGAGGCAAAAACATGGGGCGCCAAgaagtttgtaaaaaaacaaaaagtcAAGTGA
- the LOC127867150 gene encoding uncharacterized protein LOC127867150: MWETVSSIFNVRAEYPRECIVLQKKWDNLVQTHRAKYQDHLLAQNRTGGGAVNTVLGPVTEAIIDVVGRGSSNIVGIGEHTLDSGFLQLDAFDAFGDSPGASQGTQTSSAVHLTTAALNSFNRPSPVTGSASATFANDDTSNATIETVCCSCGCHTRVKKLKEEKLILQIKLLKKQLKHEE; the protein is encoded by the exons ATGTGGGAGACTGTCTCTTCCATTTTCAATGTGAGGGCAGAGTATCCGAGGGAATGTATTGTCCTGCAGAAAAAGTGGGACAATCTGGTACAGACCCACAGGGCCAAATATCAAGACCATCTGTTGGCACAAAACAGAACAG GTGGGGGAGCTGTCAACACTGTCCTAGGGCCTGTAACAGAGGCAATCATTGACGTTGTGGGCAGAGGTTCATCCAACATTGTTGGAATTGGCGAACACACATTGGACAGCGGGTTCCTTCAACTGGATGCATTTGATGCATTTGGCGATag TCCTGGGGCGTCACAAGGAACACAAACATCTTCTGCAGTCCATCTGACAACTGCAGCGCTAAACAGTTTTAATCGTCCTTCGCCAGTTACTGGTAGTGCATCGGCAACCTTTGCGAATGATGACACAAG TAATGCTACAATAGAAACTGTCTGCTGCAGTTGCGGTTGCCACACTCGAGTTAAAAAACTCAAAGAAGAAAAATTAATCCTACAAATAAAACTTCTAAAGAAGCAGCTAAAGCATGAGGAATGA